One window from the genome of Nicotiana tomentosiformis chromosome 5, ASM39032v3, whole genome shotgun sequence encodes:
- the LOC138892726 gene encoding uncharacterized protein, with the protein MDDTLSRTAESMGSLAFIPTAERPLAMDVQTLDNTFMRLDISERSRVLACIMAQSSLSGRIKARQFDDPHLLVLKDTVQRGSARKVVIRDDGFMQLQGRICVSNIDGLRKLILEEAHSSRNSIHPHVTKMYRDLKQHYWWQKMKKDIIGHVSRCLNCQLVKYQHQKPYGLI; encoded by the coding sequence ATGGATGATACATTGAGTAGGACGGCGGAgagcatgggcagtttggcatttATACCGACAGCAGAAAGACcattggctatggatgttcagaccttggataacacgttcatgaggttggatatttcggagcgtAGTAGGGTTCTTGCTTGTATTATGGCACAGTCATCTCTATCAGGGcgcatcaaggctcgccagtttgatgatcctcacttgttggtattAAAAGACACGGTGCAGCGGGGTAGTGCTAGGAAGGTTGTGATTAGGGATGATGGTTTTATGCAGCttcagggtcgtatttgtgtttcGAATATCGATGGTTTAAGaaagttgatccttgaggaggctcatagttcacgaAATTCTATTCACCCACatgtcacgaagatgtatcgtgacttgaagcagcattattggtggcaaaagatgaagaaagacattattgggcatgtatctcggtgtttgaattgtcaactgGTGAAGTATCAACATCAGAAACCCTATGGTTTGATTTAG